Proteins encoded within one genomic window of Sphingosinicella ginsenosidimutans:
- a CDS encoding cyclic nucleotide-binding domain-containing protein: MTVGTFSTALAFALLIAAALAGRPGVIRLLIAGAAASFLARALFLNHDRAGAIGAGLLLAACLLLLGRGLYERRAQRFTPDEQAVIDHLVSGLSQTRARHLIDQGLWLTGKAGDVLTREGEPVAQLYYLAEGEAKVTSGGRQVGTCRAGDLIGELTVLSGERASATVVLTGPARFWCAGADVLRPYVEANEDIRRAIEHSFALALKAKLRATNRTIAESGGLTGGD, encoded by the coding sequence ATGACGGTCGGCACATTCAGCACCGCCTTGGCGTTCGCGCTGCTGATCGCGGCGGCGCTGGCCGGCCGGCCCGGCGTGATCCGGCTGCTGATCGCCGGCGCGGCGGCAAGCTTCCTCGCCCGGGCGCTCTTCCTGAACCATGATCGCGCCGGCGCGATCGGCGCGGGCCTGTTGCTGGCGGCGTGCCTTCTCCTCCTCGGGCGAGGGCTCTACGAGCGGCGCGCGCAGCGCTTCACGCCCGACGAGCAGGCCGTCATCGACCATCTCGTCTCAGGCCTCTCGCAGACGCGGGCGCGCCATCTCATCGATCAGGGTCTCTGGCTGACCGGCAAGGCGGGGGATGTCCTGACCCGCGAGGGCGAGCCGGTGGCGCAGCTCTACTATCTCGCCGAGGGAGAGGCGAAGGTGACGAGCGGCGGCCGCCAGGTGGGCACCTGCCGCGCGGGCGACCTGATCGGCGAACTCACCGTCCTGTCGGGCGAACGCGCGAGCGCCACCGTCGTCCTGACCGGCCCGGCGCGCTTCTGGTGCGCCGGCGCGGACGTGCTGCGCCCCTATGTGGAGGCGAACGAGGATATCCGCCGCGCGATCGAGCACAGCTTCGCGCTCGCGCTCAAGGCGAAGCTCAGGGCCACCAACCGCACGATCGCGGAATCCGGCGGCCTGACCGGCGGCGACTGA
- a CDS encoding acetolactate synthase large subunit: MTKASDLFIQCLEEEGVEYIFGVPGEENLDMLDSLSRSKSIKLILTRHEQGAGFMAATYGRHTGKTGVCMATLGPGATNLVTAAAYAQLGGMPILMVTGQKPIKKSKQGRFQILDVVDMMRPITKYTHQLASADNIPSRIREAFRLAEEEKPGATHLEFPEDVADEQTDSVPIKASLARRPSAEPKAVRAAVKSLENAKSPVLVIGAGANRKMTGRMLLQFIEKTGIPFITTQLGKGVIDETHPKFLGCAALSAGDFCHKAIEAADVIVNIGHDVIEKPPFFMKPGGTEVIHVSTRTAEVDPVYFPQIEVVGDIANAIWQMKEDIVPSGRWNFERMMKARAAEVEHTASMCDDSRFPIFPACLVKQVRAAMPSDGIICLDNGVYKIWFARNYPARQPNTVLLDNALATMGAGLPSAMASAMVYPDRKVMAICGDGGFMMNSQEMETAVRLKLNITVLILNDSSYGMIRWKQANMGFKDWGLEFGNPDFVKYAESYGAFGHRVESAEHLPKLLRHTLDTPGVHLIDCPVDYSDNDRILNNEIKELSAKL; the protein is encoded by the coding sequence ATGACCAAAGCCTCGGACCTTTTCATCCAATGCCTCGAGGAGGAGGGTGTCGAATATATTTTCGGCGTCCCCGGCGAAGAGAATCTCGACATGCTGGATTCGCTGTCGCGCTCCAAGTCGATCAAGCTGATCCTCACCCGGCACGAACAGGGCGCCGGCTTCATGGCCGCGACCTATGGCCGCCACACCGGCAAGACCGGCGTTTGCATGGCGACGCTCGGCCCGGGCGCGACCAACCTGGTCACCGCCGCGGCCTATGCCCAGCTCGGCGGCATGCCGATCCTGATGGTCACCGGCCAGAAGCCGATCAAGAAATCGAAGCAGGGCCGGTTCCAGATTCTCGACGTCGTCGACATGATGCGGCCGATCACCAAATATACGCACCAGCTCGCCTCGGCCGACAATATTCCGAGCCGGATCCGCGAAGCCTTCCGCCTCGCCGAGGAGGAGAAGCCCGGCGCGACCCATCTCGAATTCCCCGAGGATGTCGCCGACGAGCAGACCGATTCGGTGCCGATCAAGGCGAGCCTCGCGCGCCGGCCCTCGGCCGAACCCAAAGCGGTCCGCGCCGCGGTCAAGAGCCTGGAGAATGCGAAATCGCCGGTGCTGGTGATCGGCGCCGGCGCGAACCGCAAGATGACCGGACGGATGCTGCTCCAGTTCATCGAAAAGACCGGCATCCCCTTCATCACGACCCAGCTCGGCAAGGGCGTGATCGACGAGACGCATCCCAAGTTCCTCGGCTGCGCCGCGCTCTCTGCGGGCGATTTCTGCCACAAGGCGATCGAGGCGGCGGACGTGATCGTCAATATCGGTCACGACGTGATCGAAAAGCCGCCCTTCTTCATGAAGCCGGGCGGGACCGAGGTGATCCACGTCTCGACGCGCACTGCCGAGGTCGATCCCGTCTATTTCCCGCAGATCGAGGTGGTCGGCGACATCGCCAATGCGATCTGGCAGATGAAGGAGGACATCGTCCCTTCCGGCCGCTGGAACTTCGAGAGGATGATGAAGGCGCGCGCGGCCGAGGTCGAGCACACCGCCTCGATGTGCGACGATTCGCGCTTCCCGATCTTCCCCGCCTGCCTGGTGAAGCAGGTCCGCGCGGCCATGCCGTCCGACGGCATCATCTGCCTCGACAACGGCGTCTACAAGATCTGGTTCGCGCGCAATTATCCGGCGCGCCAGCCCAATACGGTGCTGCTCGACAATGCGCTGGCGACGATGGGCGCCGGCCTCCCCTCCGCCATGGCCTCGGCGATGGTCTATCCTGATCGCAAGGTGATGGCGATCTGCGGCGACGGCGGCTTCATGATGAACAGCCAGGAGATGGAGACGGCGGTCCGCCTCAAGCTCAACATCACCGTGCTGATCCTCAACGATTCGAGCTACGGCATGATCCGCTGGAAACAGGCGAACATGGGCTTCAAGGATTGGGGCCTTGAGTTCGGCAATCCGGATTTCGTCAAATATGCGGAAAGCTATGGCGCATTCGGCCACCGCGTGGAGAGCGCCGAGCACCTGCCCAAGCTGCTGCGGCACACGCTCGACACGCCGGGCGTGCATCTGATCGATTGCCCGGTCGACTATTCCGACAACGACCGCATATTGAACAACGAGATCAAAGAGCTAAGCGCGAAGCTCTAG
- a CDS encoding multiheme c-type cytochrome codes for MGGSRKFSVGLGALGLLAAFAILLFVRPGEPAVAQGTGGGATYVGVASCGGTTCHGRSEADGPVVRQDEIMLWQDPATAAGAHSRATAVLSEPRSQVIAQRLGIGEASRAPMCLGCHATPPGPRGPRFQLTDGVGCEACHGPASGWLSSHYAVGGTHANNVAHGLVPLENPKVRAGVCLDCHFGSAGEGQFVTHRIMAAGHPRISFELDLFSTLTSHWQTDRDYRERKGAVESIRMWAVGQAMALDRSLSLYSLASRGTEGVFPEFYFFDCHSCHRQISDDPNFRPSAVANPGRAIPSGMPPYNDENMIMLSAAARVVAPALGARFDRDSRAFHLALGRDRASSVAAAGNLRASARALADAFSSATLGRAQTFAIIDSITSDAISPRFTDYAGSVQAVMATDTLLSALVNEGQVSAQSANAIRGDINAAYRAVRDPNSYSPGEFRASLGRAAAAIRRLR; via the coding sequence ATGGGGGGCAGCCGCAAATTTTCCGTTGGTCTGGGTGCGCTCGGGCTTCTGGCCGCGTTCGCCATCCTCTTGTTCGTGCGTCCCGGCGAGCCCGCCGTCGCGCAGGGAACGGGCGGCGGAGCGACCTATGTCGGCGTCGCGAGCTGTGGCGGGACGACCTGCCACGGACGCAGCGAGGCGGACGGACCGGTCGTTCGCCAGGACGAGATCATGCTGTGGCAGGACCCCGCCACCGCTGCCGGCGCGCACAGCCGCGCCACCGCCGTCCTTTCCGAACCGCGCAGCCAGGTGATCGCGCAGCGCCTCGGCATCGGCGAGGCGAGCCGCGCCCCGATGTGCCTGGGCTGTCATGCGACCCCGCCCGGCCCGCGCGGCCCCCGCTTCCAGCTGACCGACGGTGTCGGTTGCGAGGCGTGCCACGGGCCGGCCTCGGGCTGGCTCTCCAGCCATTATGCGGTTGGCGGGACGCATGCGAACAATGTCGCGCATGGCCTTGTTCCGCTTGAAAATCCGAAGGTGCGCGCCGGGGTCTGCCTCGATTGCCATTTCGGAAGCGCGGGCGAGGGGCAGTTCGTCACCCATCGCATCATGGCCGCGGGGCATCCGCGAATTTCCTTCGAGCTCGACCTCTTCTCGACGCTGACATCGCACTGGCAGACCGATCGGGATTATCGCGAGCGCAAGGGCGCGGTCGAATCGATCCGCATGTGGGCGGTCGGCCAGGCGATGGCGCTCGATCGCTCGCTGTCGCTCTATTCGCTCGCCTCGCGCGGGACGGAGGGCGTGTTCCCCGAATTCTACTTCTTCGATTGCCACAGCTGCCACCGCCAGATTTCGGACGATCCGAACTTCCGGCCGTCGGCGGTCGCCAATCCGGGCCGGGCCATCCCGTCCGGCATGCCGCCCTATAATGACGAGAACATGATCATGCTCTCGGCGGCGGCGCGGGTGGTGGCGCCGGCGCTCGGCGCCCGCTTCGATCGCGACAGCCGCGCCTTCCACCTCGCGCTTGGGCGCGACCGGGCCTCGTCGGTGGCGGCGGCGGGCAATCTGCGCGCCAGCGCGCGGGCCCTCGCGGACGCGTTCAGCAGCGCGACGCTCGGGCGGGCGCAGACCTTTGCGATCATCGATTCGATCACCAGCGACGCGATCAGCCCGCGCTTCACCGATTATGCGGGCTCGGTGCAGGCGGTGATGGCGACCGACACGTTGCTGTCGGCGCTGGTCAACGAAGGCCAGGTCTCGGCGCAAAGCGCGAACGCGATCCGCGGCGACATCAATGCCGCTTATCGTGCCGTGCGCGATCCCAATTCGTACAGCCCGGGCGAATTCCGGGCGAGCCTGGGCCGGGCTGCGGCCGCCATCCGGAGGCTCCGTTGA
- a CDS encoding aldehyde dehydrogenase family protein produces MVKLKDVYPLYLNNKAEQPNADLEVTDKYTGEVAFRVAQADAKTIDAGIQGAVEAAEPMARMPSYARQDVLQHCVTRFKERFDELAFALCVEAGKPIKDSEGEVTRLIDTFRIAAEESVRMTGEVQPLDISPRAKGYQGIWKRVPIGPCSLISPFNFPLNLAAHKIAPAIAVGCPFVMKPASRTPLGAIIMGEVLAETDLPRGAFSILPAHREGADLFTEDDRLKLLSFTGSPGVGWDLKAKAGKKKVVLELGGNAAVVIDKDADLADALERTIFGAFYQSGQSCIGVQRILIHADVYDRFRDMLVAKTKTLVAGDPKDRNTFIGPMISEGEAKRLDGWIQEAVAKGATLLCGGKREGAMLEATLLEHVDPATKLNVEEAFGPVAFLIRFSSFDEALEIVNDSKFGLQAGIFTRDLFQMFDAWDRLDVGGVVINDVPSYRVDNMPYGGVKDSGLGREGVRFAMEDMTEIRNLVIRRT; encoded by the coding sequence ATGGTGAAGCTGAAGGACGTCTACCCGCTCTACCTCAACAACAAGGCCGAGCAGCCCAATGCCGACCTTGAGGTGACCGACAAATATACTGGCGAGGTCGCGTTTCGCGTCGCCCAGGCGGATGCCAAGACGATCGACGCCGGCATCCAGGGCGCGGTCGAGGCCGCCGAGCCGATGGCGCGGATGCCGAGCTATGCGCGCCAGGACGTGCTCCAGCATTGCGTGACCCGCTTCAAGGAGCGGTTCGACGAGCTCGCTTTTGCGCTGTGCGTCGAGGCTGGGAAGCCGATCAAGGACTCCGAAGGCGAGGTCACCCGCCTGATCGACACCTTCCGCATCGCCGCCGAGGAAAGCGTGCGGATGACCGGCGAAGTCCAGCCGCTCGACATCTCGCCCCGCGCCAAAGGCTATCAGGGCATCTGGAAGCGGGTGCCGATCGGCCCCTGCTCGCTGATCTCGCCGTTCAACTTCCCGCTCAATCTCGCCGCGCACAAGATCGCGCCGGCGATCGCGGTCGGCTGCCCGTTCGTGATGAAGCCGGCGAGCCGCACGCCACTGGGCGCGATCATCATGGGCGAGGTGCTGGCCGAGACCGACCTGCCGAGGGGCGCCTTTTCGATCCTTCCCGCGCATCGCGAGGGCGCGGACCTGTTCACCGAGGATGACCGGCTGAAGCTTCTCTCCTTCACCGGCTCGCCCGGCGTCGGCTGGGATCTCAAGGCCAAGGCCGGCAAGAAGAAGGTGGTGCTCGAGCTTGGCGGCAATGCGGCCGTCGTGATCGACAAGGACGCCGATCTTGCCGACGCGCTGGAGCGCACGATCTTCGGCGCCTTCTATCAGTCCGGCCAGTCGTGCATCGGCGTGCAGCGCATCCTGATCCACGCCGACGTCTACGACCGCTTCCGCGACATGCTGGTCGCGAAGACGAAGACGCTCGTCGCCGGCGATCCCAAGGACCGCAACACCTTCATCGGCCCGATGATCTCGGAGGGCGAGGCGAAGCGGCTCGACGGCTGGATCCAGGAAGCCGTCGCAAAGGGCGCCACCCTGCTGTGCGGCGGCAAGCGCGAGGGCGCGATGCTCGAGGCGACGCTGCTCGAACATGTCGATCCGGCCACCAAGCTCAATGTCGAGGAGGCGTTCGGTCCGGTTGCTTTCCTCATCAGGTTCAGCAGCTTCGATGAAGCGCTCGAGATCGTGAACGACAGCAAGTTCGGCCTCCAGGCCGGCATCTTCACCCGCGATCTCTTCCAGATGTTCGACGCGTGGGACCGGCTCGACGTCGGCGGCGTCGTCATCAACGACGTGCCCTCCTACCGCGTCGACAACATGCCTTATGGCGGCGTCAAGGATTCGGGCCTCGGCCGCGAGGGCGTCCGCTTCGCGATGGAGGACATGACGGAAATCCGCAACCTGGTGATCCGCCGGACCTGA
- a CDS encoding adenylate/guanylate cyclase domain-containing protein, with translation MDGRGDLRQRMRRGVRRIGALRLVATLVVLALAIGLARYAWQLPLASDAERALYDLRFTAHAQRMLTQDSRITLVTYNDDTLAQLGKRSPLDRAMLARTLRAIDAMHPRAIGIDILIDQAQPEDAELIAAFRSLRTPTFLAFASHRYNPDQMLPWQESFLTDFLRRARPGPLRPASIRLESDLADGVIRRWPDGNPHLPPLLAQALAPGRHAFDGYTGSIDFRLPGTAQNDEVPVFTNLPIQFVDQFPEGVRDMIAGRYVLIGGDIQDLDDYETPMTRTTGRLMKGLEVHAQILAQLLDGRMRVPIPAWALWLAAIIAVAAGALTSLIELRSWKGLIIPIEIALIAWLPFQLQGWGVDTIALPAFGWGGGWLLAFLAAGTAARAVGSEQRRFAQSALGKYLPADIAAQILRDPDRLALHGEKKQIYALFSDLEGFTKLSHAITPEQLSALLNTYLDRMSDIVLKHGGTIDKFVGDAVVAFWGAPIARDDDADRAVRAAIEMYEGGQAFAREAGEGLPPIGITRVGLHRGEAVVGNFGGVGRIQYTALGDGMNTGARLESANKQLKTTVLVSGDAKAQSTLDLFRPMGRIVLSGRATPVEVWEPVPHMDPGLRQQLVALWERFDGGDTEALVQLEAIVDAHKTDAALREFVYRIREAGPGGHFVLGSK, from the coding sequence ATGGACGGACGCGGCGACCTCAGGCAGCGGATGCGGCGCGGCGTGCGCCGGATCGGTGCGCTGCGCCTCGTCGCGACGCTGGTCGTGCTCGCCCTCGCCATCGGCCTTGCCCGCTACGCCTGGCAGCTTCCGCTCGCGAGCGATGCCGAACGGGCGCTCTACGATCTGCGCTTCACCGCCCATGCGCAGCGGATGCTGACGCAGGACAGTCGGATCACGCTCGTCACCTATAATGACGATACGCTGGCGCAGCTCGGCAAGCGCTCGCCGCTCGATCGCGCGATGCTGGCCCGCACCTTGCGGGCGATCGACGCGATGCACCCGCGCGCCATCGGCATCGACATCCTGATCGATCAGGCGCAGCCCGAGGATGCCGAACTCATCGCGGCCTTCCGCTCACTCCGCACGCCGACCTTCCTCGCCTTTGCCTCCCATCGCTACAATCCGGACCAGATGCTGCCGTGGCAGGAATCGTTCCTCACCGATTTCCTGCGTCGCGCCCGGCCCGGGCCGTTGCGTCCCGCGAGCATCCGCCTCGAAAGCGATCTCGCCGACGGCGTGATCCGGCGGTGGCCGGACGGCAACCCGCACCTGCCGCCGCTGCTCGCCCAGGCGCTCGCGCCCGGCCGTCATGCGTTCGACGGCTATACCGGGAGCATTGATTTCCGCCTGCCCGGCACGGCGCAGAACGACGAGGTGCCGGTCTTCACCAACCTGCCGATCCAGTTCGTCGACCAGTTCCCGGAGGGCGTGCGCGACATGATCGCCGGGCGTTACGTCCTGATCGGCGGCGATATCCAGGATCTCGACGATTACGAGACGCCGATGACGCGCACGACCGGCCGGCTGATGAAGGGTCTCGAGGTCCACGCGCAGATCCTGGCGCAGCTGCTGGACGGCCGGATGCGCGTGCCGATCCCGGCCTGGGCGCTGTGGCTCGCCGCGATCATTGCCGTTGCCGCCGGCGCGCTGACCAGCCTGATCGAGCTCAGGAGCTGGAAGGGCCTGATCATCCCGATCGAAATCGCACTCATCGCCTGGCTGCCGTTCCAGCTCCAGGGATGGGGTGTCGACACGATCGCGCTGCCGGCCTTCGGCTGGGGCGGCGGCTGGCTGCTGGCCTTCCTCGCGGCCGGAACCGCGGCGCGCGCGGTCGGATCGGAGCAGCGGCGTTTCGCCCAGTCGGCGCTCGGCAAATATCTTCCCGCGGATATCGCAGCGCAGATCCTGCGCGACCCCGATCGGCTCGCCCTCCACGGCGAGAAGAAGCAGATCTACGCCCTGTTCAGCGATCTCGAGGGTTTCACCAAGCTTTCCCACGCGATCACGCCGGAGCAGCTTTCGGCCCTGCTCAACACCTATCTCGACCGGATGAGCGACATCGTGCTCAAACATGGCGGCACGATCGACAAGTTCGTCGGCGATGCCGTCGTCGCCTTCTGGGGAGCCCCGATCGCGCGCGACGACGATGCCGATCGCGCGGTGCGCGCGGCGATCGAGATGTACGAAGGCGGTCAGGCCTTTGCGCGCGAGGCGGGGGAGGGCCTCCCGCCGATCGGCATCACCCGCGTCGGCCTCCACCGCGGCGAGGCGGTGGTCGGCAATTTCGGCGGGGTGGGGCGCATCCAATATACCGCGCTTGGCGACGGCATGAACACCGGCGCGCGGCTCGAATCCGCCAACAAGCAGCTCAAGACGACGGTGCTGGTCAGTGGGGACGCGAAGGCACAGTCCACGCTCGATCTCTTCCGCCCGATGGGCCGGATCGTGCTTTCGGGACGCGCGACGCCGGTCGAGGTATGGGAGCCGGTGCCGCATATGGACCCGGGGCTGCGGCAGCAGCTTGTCGCGCTGTGGGAACGGTTCGACGGCGGCGACACAGAGGCGCTCGTTCAGCTTGAGGCAATCGTCGATGCGCACAAGACCGATGCAGCACTGCGCGAATTCGTCTATAGAATCCGCGAAGCAGGTCCAGGAGGTCACTTTGTCTTGGGGTCCAAATAG
- a CDS encoding phosphotransferase family protein: MDRNARNSGAGAVREAHRFDAAALDAWMAANVADYRGPLSIEQFRGGQSNPTYRLATPARFYVLRRKPPGQLLAGAHAVDREYRVITALGAQGFPVPRTYGLCVDEAVIGTPFYVMEMVEGRIFWDTTFADVPRADRPAYFDAMNETLARLHMIDPAAAGLADYGKPGNYFARQIARWSKQYREDVAAGPVAAMDRLVDWLPAHVPADEPQPRVIHGDYRCDNMIFHPGEPRVLAVLDWELSTLGHPLADFTYHLMMYRMPPGITTGLAGADLEALNIPSEADYVAAYCRRTGREGIPDLDFYLAFNLFRLAGIVHGIKGRLARGNASSAHAASMVAMLEPLAELAWTQAKRAGAR; the protein is encoded by the coding sequence ATGGACAGGAATGCGCGGAACAGCGGCGCCGGCGCGGTGCGCGAGGCCCATCGGTTCGACGCGGCGGCGCTCGACGCCTGGATGGCCGCGAATGTCGCAGACTATCGGGGCCCGCTGTCGATCGAGCAGTTCAGGGGCGGCCAATCCAACCCGACCTACAGGCTGGCGACGCCGGCGCGCTTTTATGTGCTGAGACGCAAGCCGCCAGGCCAGCTGCTGGCCGGCGCGCATGCCGTCGATCGCGAATATCGGGTCATCACCGCGCTCGGCGCCCAGGGCTTCCCGGTGCCGCGCACCTATGGCCTCTGCGTGGACGAGGCGGTGATCGGCACGCCCTTTTACGTGATGGAGATGGTCGAGGGCCGGATTTTCTGGGACACGACCTTCGCTGACGTCCCGCGCGCCGATCGGCCGGCCTATTTCGACGCGATGAATGAGACGCTGGCGCGCCTTCACATGATCGATCCGGCCGCCGCCGGGCTCGCCGACTATGGCAAGCCGGGAAATTATTTCGCGCGCCAGATCGCCCGCTGGTCGAAGCAATATCGCGAGGATGTGGCGGCCGGCCCGGTCGCCGCGATGGATCGGCTGGTCGATTGGCTGCCGGCGCACGTTCCGGCCGACGAGCCGCAGCCGCGCGTGATCCACGGCGATTATCGCTGCGACAACATGATCTTCCACCCCGGCGAGCCGCGCGTGCTCGCGGTGCTCGACTGGGAGCTTTCGACGCTCGGCCACCCGCTCGCCGATTTCACCTATCACCTGATGATGTACCGGATGCCGCCCGGGATCACGACCGGCCTCGCCGGCGCGGACCTCGAAGCGCTCAACATCCCGAGCGAGGCGGACTATGTCGCCGCTTACTGCCGGCGCACGGGCCGGGAGGGCATCCCCGATCTGGATTTCTACCTGGCGTTCAACCTGTTTCGGCTGGCGGGCATCGTCCACGGCATCAAGGGCAGGCTTGCGCGCGGCAACGCCTCGTCGGCCCATGCCGCCTCCATGGTGGCGATGCTCGAGCCGCTCGCCGAACTCGCCTGGACGCAGGCGAAGAGGGCCGGCGCGCGCTGA
- a CDS encoding HEAT repeat domain-containing protein, with amino-acid sequence MSDLDREISAMGARSPAALIAATRRFLDRRDDIDLLLREMIATSRIDPFFQPPFQPITNELQTGLLIYNHPDLSIALSVMSVDALAAKKVAGGGIGSINFTGYDLMMRFIDSGDATFSFWEAPEIDDTFTAAGAGTCRRLGARRIADGEELLIDGRRQSFVIEHAARDIVYFQAVIRAGAAPVTVEYDAGTLGFLGASSTDEAASRIQMMASLLRAMEREDALPVLEAALDDAQFHTRWHLMREMLALDAAFALPLLKRMAALDPNPDVKAAAGQVLVHFFPDDTKPGSEEAVQCPA; translated from the coding sequence ATGAGCGATCTCGACCGCGAGATCAGCGCGATGGGGGCTCGCTCACCCGCCGCCCTCATTGCGGCGACCCGCCGCTTCCTCGATCGCCGCGACGATATCGATCTCCTGCTTCGCGAGATGATCGCGACGAGCCGGATCGACCCGTTCTTCCAGCCCCCGTTCCAGCCGATCACCAACGAGCTGCAGACGGGCCTGCTCATCTACAACCATCCCGATCTGTCGATCGCGCTCAGCGTGATGAGCGTCGACGCGCTGGCCGCCAAGAAGGTCGCCGGTGGCGGCATCGGATCGATCAATTTCACCGGCTACGACCTGATGATGCGCTTCATCGACAGTGGCGACGCGACCTTCTCCTTCTGGGAGGCGCCCGAGATCGACGACACGTTCACGGCAGCCGGCGCAGGCACGTGCCGCCGCCTCGGCGCGCGCCGGATCGCGGACGGCGAGGAGCTCCTGATCGACGGGCGGCGGCAAAGCTTCGTCATCGAGCATGCGGCCCGCGACATCGTCTATTTCCAGGCGGTGATCCGCGCCGGCGCCGCGCCGGTGACGGTGGAATATGACGCGGGCACGCTCGGCTTCCTGGGCGCCAGCAGCACCGATGAGGCGGCGTCGCGCATTCAGATGATGGCGAGCCTGCTGCGCGCGATGGAGCGCGAGGACGCACTGCCGGTGCTCGAGGCGGCGCTCGACGACGCCCAGTTTCACACCCGCTGGCACCTGATGCGCGAAATGCTCGCGCTGGATGCCGCGTTCGCGTTGCCGCTGCTCAAGCGAATGGCGGCGCTCGATCCCAATCCGGACGTCAAGGCCGCCGCGGGCCAGGTGCTCGTCCATTTCTTTCCCGACGATACGAAGCCCGGGAGCGAGGAGGCCGTCCAATGCCCCGCCTGA